ACTTGCTGTGCAACCCAAAAGTAGAATTGCCCCCTCAACCCAACATCGAATAACTTTATTGCGATCCGAAACCAACATGATCGAGATCTCAACCGCCGACTTATCGTCACCTGAACACGCCGGGGCAACCCTGTCTCTGCTCGAAACCTACGCTGCGGACATTATGGGCGGCGGCAAATCATTGTCGCCGCACACGCGAACCCATCTGGTCGATGAACTGAGGAACCGAGAAAATTGCGTCGTCGTTTTGGCTTGGGCGGACGACGTGCCAGCCGGGATGGCGATCTGCTTCGAAGGGTTTTCGACGTTTTCCTGCCAAGCGATCTTGAACATCCATGACTTCGTCGTTGCTGCCGAGTTTCGCCGCCAGGGAATCGCGATGGACCTACTTGCCAAGATCCAGGAAGTAGCAGTCGAACGAAAATGCTGCAAATTGACGCTTGAAGTCCTGGAAGGGAACCACGTTGCGCAGCGTGCTTACCAGAAGTTTGGGTTCGCCGGATACGAGCTCGATCCGGAAATGGGAAGGGCGATGTTCTATGAGAAGAAACTTAGCCATCCGCCTAGTATTCCCAGCTAGCCAGCGGAAAATCACCGCAGTGACTGTGAAGCAACAGCGCACTGATGAGCCAAAAATTTCCGCGCAATTGCCCGTCCTGGCAAGGTTACTGTTTTAGCGCCAAACTGGAGCAGTCTGGCGATCAGTGGCCGGGCTCGGACGGCGAGAACTTTACTCTAGGAAAAGCGAAATTCGTTATGAAAACGGTGCGACATGAACTTGTAGTCCTCGGTGGCGGCCCCGCTGGATATGTCGCCGCGATCCGAGCGGCTCAACTTGGCATCAACGTCGCTTGCATCGACGAAAACGCTCGTTTCGGCGGGACGTGTGTCCGCGTCGGCTGTATTCCTAGCAAATCGCTGCTTGAATCCAGCCATCTGTACGAAGAAACCAAGCACAGTCTGGCCGACCACGGGATCAAAGTCGGCGGCGTCGAGCTGGACCTGTCGGCGATGATGAAACGCAAAGAAGGGATCGTCGATGCGTTGACTGGCGGCATCGACATGCTGTTCAAGAAGAAAGGCGTCACGGCGTATCGCGGTCGCGGCAAGTTCAGCGGCGTCAACACCATCGAAGTCTCACCTTCGGACGGCGGCGAGACGATTCAGTTGCAAGCCGACCAGGTGATGATCTGCGCAGGCAGCCGACCGGCGAGCCTGCGTCCGGTCGAAGAGGACGGCGATCGGATTGGCAACAGCACCACCGGACTGTCGTTCCCCGAAGTTCCCAAACGGCTGGTCGTGATCGGTGGCGGATACATCGGGCTGGAACTTGGCAGTGTATGGAACCGGCTTGGAAGCGAAGTGATCGTGCTGGAAGCGCTTGACCGAATTCTGCCCGGACTCGATAACGAACTGGCCTCGCTGGCTCATCGCACGTTTAAGAAGCAAGGCATCGACTTCCGAACGAGCACGTTCGTTGAATCGGCCAAAGTGGTTGGCGACAAGTGCGTGGTTGCGATCAAGGGCGGCGAAGCGATCGAGTGTGACCGAGTGCTGCTGTCGACCGGAAGGACTCCGTCAACGGACAACTTGGGACTGGAATCGATCGGGCTGGAAACGGACAAGCGAGGCTTTATTGCGGTGAACGAAAACTTCGAAACCGCCGTCGAAGGCGTCTACGCGACCGGCGATTGCATCGGCGGTGCCATGCTTGCTCACAAAGCGATGGAAGAAGGGATCGTTTGCGTCGAACGCATGGCTGGGATCAAGAGCCACATGAACTACGACGTGATCCCGGCGGTCGTTTACACGAACCCCGAAATTGCGATGGTCGGCAAAACCGAAGAGCAACTGAAGGAAGCCGGCACCGAGTACAAGAAAGGCGTTTGCCCATTCGGTGCCAACGGCCGGGCCAGGACGCTTGGCGATACGGGCGGCCGAGTCAAGATTTTGGCGGACGCGAAAACGGATCGCGTGCTAGGTGTCCACATCATTGGCAACCGCGCGGGCGACTTGATTGCCGAAGCCGCGGCAGCGATGGAGTTCGGCGCGTCGAGCGAAGACATCGCACGAACCTGTCACGCTCACCCGACTCTTTCCGAAGCGATGCACGAGGCGGCGCTCGACGTCGAAGATCGTGCGATCCATACAGCTTAGCCGCAGCGTGAACAAAACCTAACCGAATCATGTAGGTCGATCAGTGCTCTGGTCGACCTACTTTCTTGCGCCTGGGTCATTGCATTTCGGTATAATGACAAAACGTCTTATTTGATCAATCGAACCGCACACTTTCTGCCCGACTGGCAATTCTGCCAACGGGTCTTTTCTAGTGAAGGAGTCGGTGATGAATAATGATTTTCAGCTTCGTTCGTTTGCACGTTTTCTCTACACGCAGAACCCGTTCTATCTGATCAGTTGTTTTCTGATCTTGTATGGATTGCAGATTGCGGCGGTCGCACACAGCGACCTGTTTTCGCGATCCATCATGTTGTCTGGCGGCATTGTCGCCTACACGTTACTGATGGCGGTGACTTGTGTCGCAGTCGTTCGGCTTTGCAAAGTTTGGGACGACGCGCGTTCTATCTTTTTGATCGTCGCCATCAGTTTTGTCGCGTTTTCAATCGGGCTCGATGAACTGTGCGTCGTCCACTGGAACAGCGCCGCGGTGATCATGGTTGCCGGCGCGGCATTGACGGTCGTTGTTACCGAGTCGCTATTGAGACTTTGTCGGTTGAAGTTTCCGTCCTGGTTTCGGTTGTCCTTTTACTTGTTGCTGGCTGTATTCTTTGCGACGCCGCTGGTTTTGGGTCGTGCGGTGGCTGAGGGCGAAGCCGGTTTGACGAATTGGGGCGCCATGCTGTTTTCGATCGCAATCGCTGCGGCGCTGTTGGTTTTGATCCCTGCGGTACGGCGAGGCGCGGAACTGGTCCAAGACAATGGTTCGCCTTGGTCGTGGCCGCTGTATCCCATTTCGCTGTTTGTGATCGTGGTTGTGCTGGCCGCCATCCGGTCCCATGCGATTTGGATGTCGTTCGGCTTTATCGGCGCACCGGTGCAATTCGAACCACTGCTGCTGTTGCCGATTGGGTTTGCGATTCTTGTGTTGCTATTAGAAGTCGATGCGCACAAGAAATCGCCAACCTGCGCGGAGCTGGCGATGTTTTCGGCACCGCTGATGCTGCTTGGAAGTTGGTCGCCGGGACGAACGAGTCACCTGCCATTCCTCAGTGATCTACGCGACGCATTCGGTTCAACAGGAACATTTTGCATGGTGCTGGTCGCGTTATTCTACGGCTACGCTTGCCTGCGCCGTGTGCCGCTGGCAAATCGCGCCGCGATTGCCGCGTTGATGATGATCAGCGGATTCGGAACCGTACCACCCGCAGCCGAAGCGGTCGGTGTGCGATCATGGATGTTCGCGTTGCTTGCGTCTGCCATTGTCTTGATCATGTGTTTGAAGACTTGGCGTTCCGACCAGTTGTGGATCGCGTT
The Rubripirellula reticaptiva DNA segment above includes these coding regions:
- a CDS encoding GNAT family N-acetyltransferase — its product is MIEISTADLSSPEHAGATLSLLETYAADIMGGGKSLSPHTRTHLVDELRNRENCVVVLAWADDVPAGMAICFEGFSTFSCQAILNIHDFVVAAEFRRQGIAMDLLAKIQEVAVERKCCKLTLEVLEGNHVAQRAYQKFGFAGYELDPEMGRAMFYEKKLSHPPSIPS
- the lpdA gene encoding dihydrolipoyl dehydrogenase yields the protein MKTVRHELVVLGGGPAGYVAAIRAAQLGINVACIDENARFGGTCVRVGCIPSKSLLESSHLYEETKHSLADHGIKVGGVELDLSAMMKRKEGIVDALTGGIDMLFKKKGVTAYRGRGKFSGVNTIEVSPSDGGETIQLQADQVMICAGSRPASLRPVEEDGDRIGNSTTGLSFPEVPKRLVVIGGGYIGLELGSVWNRLGSEVIVLEALDRILPGLDNELASLAHRTFKKQGIDFRTSTFVESAKVVGDKCVVAIKGGEAIECDRVLLSTGRTPSTDNLGLESIGLETDKRGFIAVNENFETAVEGVYATGDCIGGAMLAHKAMEEGIVCVERMAGIKSHMNYDVIPAVVYTNPEIAMVGKTEEQLKEAGTEYKKGVCPFGANGRARTLGDTGGRVKILADAKTDRVLGVHIIGNRAGDLIAEAAAAMEFGASSEDIARTCHAHPTLSEAMHEAALDVEDRAIHTA